A single Hypanus sabinus isolate sHypSab1 chromosome 24, sHypSab1.hap1, whole genome shotgun sequence DNA region contains:
- the LOC132380743 gene encoding C3a anaphylatoxin chemotactic receptor-like yields the protein MSLSEGVSNSTLAGNLSSHNSTADGNIMEWEALSIMSTVILTLAVLLGVPGNGAVIWVTGFKMKIKVHTVCFLNLAMADLIYCLTLPFRLANMFLTYSGYKPYFSLMCIGFFMIFNASASIYLLCLISICRCLAITRPTWFQQHLSLTWVRAACFGVWILAIVMCLPVLLLPDWKKQRTVLELFWFVFIFGLPLLIMITCYSLAGCRLQGNRFTKSKKPVRLIITVVVTFMICWIPNAVCDLISTFSTPIPEAWSLLIVALASLNSALNPLLYVFAGREFHQVFRRSLLISLHLAFTEQRLDLETLSKTFSHTSIKKVRVVASHPTDNP from the coding sequence ATGTCGTTATCCGAAGGTGTGTCCAATTCGACGCTCGCTGGGAATCTGTCCTCCCACAATTCCACGGCCGATGGAAACATAATGGAGTGGGAAGCACTTTCCATCATGTCAACGGTCATCTTAACCCTCGCCGTCTTACTGGGCGTGCCGGGTAACGGCGCCGTCATCTGGGTGACGGGCTTCAAGATGAAGATTAAGGTCCACACGGTGTGTTTTCTGAACCTGGCTATGGCTGACCTGATCTATTGCCTGACTCTTCCCTTCCGCTTGGCCAACATGTTCCTGACCTACTCTGGGTACAAACCCTACTTTTCCCTGATGTGTATTGGATTCTTCATGATTTTCAACGCATCCGCCAGCATATATCTCTTATGTCTGATCAGCATCTGCCGCTGCCTGGCTATTACTCGGCCCACGTGGTTCCAGCAACATCTGAGCCTCACGTGGGTGCGTGCGGCCTGCTTCGGAGTCTGGATCTTAGCCATCGTCATGTGCCTGCCCGTCCTCCTGCTTCCGGATTGGAAGAAGCAACGGACCGTCTTGGAGctattttggtttgttttcatctTCGGCCTCCCCCTTCTAATTATGATCACCTGCTACTCCCTGGCTGGCTGCAGGCTGCAAGGAAACAGGTTCACCAAATCTAAGAAACCTGTCCGCCTCATCATCACCGTGGTCGTCACCTTTATGATCTGTTGGATTCCCAACGCTGTCTGCGACCTCATATCAACCTTCTCCACACCGATCCCCGAAGCCTGGTCGTTACTCATTGTCGCCCTAGCCTCCTTGAACAGCGCCCTCAACCCCCTTCTCTATGTCTTCGCTGGCCGCGAATTCCACCAGGTCTTCAGGCGCTCCCTCCTCATCTCGCTCCATCTGGCCTTCACCGAGCAGAGGCTGGATTTGGAGACCCTGTCAAAGACCTTCAGCCACACCTCAATTAAGAAAGTCCGAGTCGTGGCCAGTCATCCCACCGATAACCCCTGA